A single window of Synechococcus sp. CBW1004 DNA harbors:
- a CDS encoding RNA helicase translates to MPEQDTTGTVPPLGQLFPFPLDGFQLEAIDALNQGHSVVVSAPTGSGKTLVGEYAIHRALAHGRRVFYTTPLKALSNQKLRDFREQFGAERVGLLTGDLSLNREAQVVVMTTEIFRNMLYAEIDHPDNDPLVDVEAVVLDECHYMNDSQRGTVWEESIIHCPSTIQLVALSATVANAGQLTDWLERVHGPTRLVWSDFRPVPLAFSFCSAKGLHPLLNDEGTGLHPNCKVWRPPKTTRRKGPKLPKPPQPEAPPIGFVVAQMADRQMLPAIYFIFSRRGCDKALRDLSKASLVTPEEQARIRARLEAFVATAPEAVREGGHADALLRGIAAHHAGVLPAWKELIEELFQQGLIKVVFATETLAAGINMPARTTVISALSKRTERGHRPLMGSEFLQMAGRAGRRGLDTQGYVVTVQSRFEGVREAGQLALAPADPLVSQFTPSYGMVLNLLQRYDLAKARELVERSFGRYLASLDLAEDEARIAELVAQFDRLSSTAGDIPWEELEDYEKRRGHLREALRLLRILQQQAEETVAHELTLALQFASEGTLVSLRCPQLRSRVTPAVIAAKVPGPGQFPLLLCLTDENVWILLPCSAVVALHAELACLQVKQLDPPELQHVGELRHGDNASGGMALAVASLARRHDMHTPRYDLQEEVRQQAEQVRLLEDELEAHPAHGWGDRKQLRKQQRRMEELHDEIEERRRLLHHRSNRHWDTVLQLIEVLRVFGALAGDDGLEPTEVGRTVMALRGDNELWLGLALMSGHLDELSPSELAAVLEAISTEVNRLDLWCAWQPPAAVEEAMHDLRGLRRELGRQQERRGLVIPIWWEPELTGLVHAWAEGASWSELIASTSLDEGDVVRVMRRTVDLLAQLPYAEVISEQLRTKARKALRAINRFPVCELEDLLPKGQNGNGVAPEQAQGQEAVSASMAGSGVLPQDADSAAGDAPATL, encoded by the coding sequence ATGCCCGAGCAGGACACCACCGGCACCGTGCCGCCCCTCGGGCAGCTGTTCCCCTTTCCGCTCGATGGTTTCCAGCTGGAGGCGATCGATGCGCTCAACCAGGGCCATTCGGTGGTGGTCAGTGCCCCCACCGGTTCCGGCAAGACGCTGGTGGGCGAATACGCCATCCACCGCGCCCTGGCCCATGGCCGCCGCGTCTTCTATACGACGCCGCTGAAGGCCCTCTCCAACCAGAAGCTGCGCGATTTCCGCGAGCAGTTCGGGGCCGAGCGCGTCGGCCTGCTCACCGGTGACCTCAGCCTCAATCGCGAGGCCCAGGTGGTGGTGATGACCACCGAGATCTTCCGCAACATGCTCTATGCGGAGATCGATCACCCCGACAACGATCCGCTCGTCGATGTCGAGGCGGTGGTGCTTGACGAGTGCCACTACATGAACGATTCCCAGCGCGGCACCGTCTGGGAGGAATCGATCATTCACTGCCCCTCCACCATCCAGCTGGTGGCCCTCTCGGCCACGGTCGCCAACGCCGGGCAGCTCACCGACTGGCTGGAGCGGGTGCATGGCCCCACCCGGCTGGTGTGGAGCGATTTCCGGCCGGTGCCGCTGGCCTTCAGCTTCTGCAGCGCCAAGGGCCTGCATCCGCTGCTCAACGACGAGGGCACAGGGCTGCATCCCAACTGCAAGGTCTGGCGCCCTCCCAAGACCACCCGCCGCAAGGGCCCGAAGCTCCCCAAACCGCCCCAGCCGGAGGCGCCGCCGATCGGCTTCGTGGTGGCGCAGATGGCGGATCGGCAGATGCTGCCGGCGATCTATTTCATCTTCAGCCGCCGCGGCTGCGACAAGGCTCTGCGGGATCTCTCCAAGGCCTCGTTGGTGACGCCCGAGGAGCAGGCGCGCATCCGCGCCCGTCTCGAGGCGTTTGTGGCCACCGCACCCGAGGCGGTGCGTGAGGGCGGCCACGCCGACGCGTTGCTGCGCGGCATCGCCGCCCACCACGCCGGGGTGCTGCCGGCCTGGAAGGAGCTGATCGAGGAGCTGTTCCAGCAGGGCCTGATCAAGGTGGTGTTCGCCACCGAAACCCTGGCGGCGGGCATCAACATGCCGGCACGCACCACCGTGATCTCAGCGCTCTCCAAGCGCACCGAGCGCGGCCACCGGCCGCTGATGGGCAGCGAGTTCCTGCAGATGGCGGGCCGTGCCGGCCGCCGCGGCCTCGACACCCAGGGCTACGTGGTGACGGTGCAGAGTCGCTTCGAAGGCGTGCGCGAGGCGGGCCAGCTGGCCCTGGCGCCGGCCGATCCGCTGGTGAGCCAGTTCACCCCCAGCTACGGCATGGTGCTCAACCTGCTGCAGCGCTACGACCTGGCCAAGGCGCGCGAGCTGGTGGAACGCAGCTTCGGCCGCTACCTGGCCAGCCTCGATCTGGCCGAAGATGAGGCCCGCATCGCCGAGCTCGTCGCCCAGTTCGATCGCCTCTCCTCCACCGCCGGCGACATCCCCTGGGAGGAGCTGGAGGACTACGAGAAGCGCCGCGGCCACCTGCGCGAGGCACTCCGCCTGCTGCGCATCCTGCAGCAGCAGGCCGAGGAGACGGTCGCCCACGAGCTCACCCTGGCGCTGCAGTTCGCCAGCGAGGGCACCCTGGTGAGCCTGCGCTGCCCGCAGCTGCGCAGCCGCGTCACCCCTGCGGTGATCGCCGCCAAGGTGCCGGGGCCAGGGCAGTTCCCGCTGCTGCTCTGCCTCACCGATGAGAACGTCTGGATCCTGCTGCCCTGCAGCGCCGTGGTGGCCCTGCACGCCGAGCTGGCCTGTCTGCAGGTGAAGCAGCTCGACCCGCCGGAGCTGCAGCACGTCGGTGAGCTGCGCCACGGCGACAACGCCAGCGGCGGCATGGCCCTGGCGGTGGCGTCGCTGGCTCGCCGCCATGACATGCACACCCCCCGCTACGACCTGCAGGAGGAGGTGCGCCAGCAGGCCGAGCAGGTCCGGTTGCTCGAGGATGAGCTGGAGGCCCATCCCGCCCACGGCTGGGGCGATCGCAAGCAGCTGCGCAAGCAGCAGCGCCGCATGGAGGAGCTGCACGACGAGATCGAGGAGCGGCGCCGGCTGCTGCATCACCGCTCCAACCGCCACTGGGACACGGTGCTGCAGCTGATCGAGGTGCTGCGCGTGTTCGGTGCCCTGGCCGGCGACGACGGCCTCGAGCCCACCGAGGTGGGCCGCACGGTGATGGCCCTGCGCGGCGACAACGAGCTGTGGCTGGGGCTGGCGCTGATGAGCGGCCATCTCGATGAGCTCAGCCCCTCGGAGCTGGCGGCGGTGCTGGAGGCGATCTCCACCGAGGTGAACCGCCTCGATCTGTGGTGCGCCTGGCAGCCGCCGGCGGCGGTGGAGGAGGCGATGCACGACCTGCGCGGCCTGCGCCGCGAGCTGGGGCGCCAGCAGGAGCGCCGCGGCCTGGTGATCCCGATCTGGTGGGAGCCGGAACTCACCGGCCTGGTGCATGCCTGGGCCGAGGGGGCCAGCTGGAGTGAGCTGATCGCCTCCACCTCGCTCGATGAGGGCGACGTGGTGCGGGTGATGCGCCGCACGGTGGACCTGCTGGCCCAGCTGCCCTATGCCGAGGTGATCAGCGAGCAGCTGCGCACCAAGGCCCGCAAGGCCCTGAGGGCGATCAACCGCTTCCCGGTGTGCGAGCTGGAGGATCTGCTCCCGAAGGGGCAGAACGGCAATGGCGTCGCGCCGGAGCAGGCACAGGGTCAGGAGGCGGTGTCGGCCTCGATGGCTGGCTCTGGAGTCCTCCCGCAGGACGCTGACTCCGCGGCGGGAGACGCCCCCGCCACCCTCTGA
- a CDS encoding aminotransferase class I/II-fold pyridoxal phosphate-dependent enzyme → MSRESPAAAATAALWRQQLREQLAQLPPARRRSLLSFAPAAGTLLQPTPCTPSDPQGIGAAPLLDLASNDYLGLSRHPAVLAAAAAELERSGLGAGASRLISGTRPVHLQLEEELAAWLGRQRVLLFPSGFQANLGAVTALADRHSLVLADRLIHHSLLMGVRASGARLKRFRHNDAGDLEQRLRDARRGDPMQRLLVLVESLYSMEGTSPDLPRLAALCAEHGALLLVDEAHALGVLGVGGRGLSAELPQELRDHTLLSGTFGKAFGSGGAFLAGDALLGDWLLQHCGAFRYSTALAPPLAAGALAALRWLRQQNPEDPAPSPQEPLPARDGSAAAPPCEALLERARRWRDALETAGWPRPPGEGPVLPLLVGGDAEALALQQRLEGAGLLTVAIRPPTVPEGTARLRLVLRQDLPLGTLERLLKALGPPCSRLSTHASS, encoded by the coding sequence ATGTCCAGAGAGTCTCCAGCGGCAGCAGCCACCGCGGCGCTCTGGCGCCAGCAGCTGCGCGAACAACTCGCCCAGCTCCCCCCCGCACGCCGCCGCAGCCTGCTGTCGTTCGCACCTGCGGCCGGCACCCTGCTGCAGCCCACCCCCTGCACGCCGTCCGATCCCCAGGGCATCGGCGCCGCCCCCCTGCTGGATCTGGCCAGCAACGACTACCTCGGCCTCAGCCGCCACCCTGCCGTGCTGGCGGCGGCTGCCGCCGAGCTGGAACGGAGCGGTCTGGGTGCAGGCGCCTCGCGGTTGATCAGCGGCACCCGACCCGTGCACCTGCAGCTGGAAGAGGAGCTGGCCGCCTGGCTCGGCCGCCAGCGGGTGCTGCTGTTCCCCAGCGGCTTCCAGGCGAACCTCGGCGCCGTCACCGCCCTCGCGGATCGCCACAGCCTGGTGCTGGCCGATCGCCTCATCCATCACTCGCTGCTGATGGGGGTGCGGGCCAGCGGCGCCCGGCTCAAGCGCTTTCGCCACAACGATGCCGGTGACCTCGAGCAACGCCTGCGAGACGCACGGCGGGGCGACCCGATGCAGCGCCTTCTGGTGCTGGTCGAGAGTCTGTACAGCATGGAGGGCACCAGCCCGGATCTGCCGCGGCTGGCCGCTCTGTGCGCCGAGCACGGCGCCCTGCTGCTGGTGGATGAGGCCCACGCCCTGGGGGTGCTGGGAGTGGGCGGCCGCGGCCTCAGCGCTGAGCTGCCGCAGGAGCTGCGCGACCACACCCTGCTGAGCGGCACCTTCGGCAAGGCCTTCGGCAGCGGCGGCGCCTTCCTGGCCGGCGATGCCCTGCTGGGGGACTGGCTGCTGCAGCACTGCGGCGCCTTCCGCTACAGCACCGCCCTGGCACCGCCCCTGGCCGCGGGCGCCCTGGCGGCGCTGCGCTGGCTGCGGCAGCAGAACCCGGAGGATCCCGCACCCAGTCCACAGGAACCCCTGCCCGCCAGGGACGGATCAGCAGCGGCACCTCCGTGCGAAGCACTGCTGGAGCGAGCCCGGCGCTGGCGCGACGCCCTTGAGACCGCCGGCTGGCCGCGGCCACCGGGAGAGGGTCCGGTGCTCCCGCTGCTGGTGGGCGGCGACGCCGAAGCCCTGGCGCTGCAGCAACGGCTCGAGGGGGCCGGCCTGCTCACCGTGGCGATCCGGCCGCCGACAGTGCCGGAGGGCACCGCCCGTCTGCGTCTGGTGCTGCGCCAGGATCTTCCCCTGGGGACGCTGGAGCGGCTGCTCAAGGCCCTGGGGCCTCCCTGCTCGCGCCTGTCGACCCATGCCAGCAGCTGA
- a CDS encoding Uma2 family endonuclease, translating to MVTLPLSPSLPPEPTLPCELTLPRELREGLRFTPEQFAQLCEANPDAVLELSAEGHLIEMTPTGGDTGARNTQLTFQLQTWANHQGGWIVFDSSSGFRLGDGSVLSPDASAVRQERWQALTPEQRRGFPPLCPDLVIELASASDEGPRGISALRRKMSAYIANGDRLGWLIHPEQRAVEIWRGSGVPAPAAAGGAALDSERLEQPSALEGGDGFPGLRLELVEIWAV from the coding sequence ATGGTCACGCTGCCGCTTTCGCCCAGCCTGCCGCCTGAGCCAACGCTGCCCTGCGAGCTCACCCTGCCGCGCGAACTCCGTGAAGGGCTGCGGTTCACGCCGGAGCAGTTCGCCCAGCTGTGCGAGGCCAACCCCGATGCGGTTCTGGAGCTGTCGGCCGAGGGCCACCTGATCGAGATGACACCGACTGGAGGCGACACCGGGGCCCGGAACACCCAGCTCACCTTTCAGCTGCAGACCTGGGCCAATCATCAGGGCGGCTGGATCGTCTTCGACAGCTCCAGCGGCTTTCGCCTGGGCGATGGCTCGGTGCTCAGCCCCGACGCCAGCGCCGTGCGGCAAGAGCGCTGGCAGGCCCTCACGCCCGAGCAGCGCCGCGGCTTCCCGCCGCTCTGCCCCGATCTGGTGATCGAACTGGCCAGCGCCAGCGACGAAGGGCCGCGCGGCATCAGCGCCCTGCGCCGCAAGATGAGCGCCTACATTGCCAACGGCGACAGGCTGGGCTGGCTGATCCACCCCGAGCAGCGTGCGGTGGAGATCTGGCGGGGCTCCGGCGTCCCGGCGCCGGCTGCGGCGGGCGGCGCGGCGCTGGACTCCGAGCGCCTTGAGCAGCCGAGCGCGCTGGAGGGCGGCGACGGCTTCCCGGGGCTGCGGCTGGAGCTGGTGGAGATCTGGGCGGTGTGA